Proteins from a single region of Macaca thibetana thibetana isolate TM-01 chromosome 4, ASM2454274v1, whole genome shotgun sequence:
- the MTFR2 gene encoding mitochondrial fission regulator 2 → MSLILNILREMLEYFGVPVDQVLLIWENKDYGSTRSIVRIIGKMLPLEPCRRPNFELIPLLNSVDSENCGSVVPSFADILYVANDEEASYLRFRNSIWKNEEEKVEIFHPLQLVRDPLSPAVRQKETVKNDMPVNEAAIKKIAALENELTFLRSQIAAIVEMQELKNSANSSSFGLNGKPISLGQLSSSRAARLSVEPDQFPSSVLSSPPPLPPLPPQFSSLQPLCFPPVQPRSSNICDSDNPATEMNKQNLAANKTNYSHHSKSQRNKDIPNMLDVLKDMNKVKLRAVERSPGGRPIHKRKRQNSHWDPVSLISHALKQKFAFQEDDSFEKENRSWESSPFSSPETSRFGHHISQSEGQRTKEEMVNTKAVDQGISNTSLLNSRI, encoded by the exons ATGTCTCTCATACTGAATATCTTAAGAGAGATGCTGGAATATTTTGGCGTTCCTGTAGACCAG GTTTTGCTGATTTGGGAAAATAAAGACTATGGATCAACTAGGAGTATTGTTCGTATCATTGGGAAAATGCTTCCATTAGAACCTTGTCGAAGACCTAATTTTGAG ttgATCCCGCTCTTGAACTCTGTAGACTCTGAAAATTGTGGATCTGTGGTTCCTTCTTTTGCTGATATTTTGTATGTGGCAAATGATGAAGAAGCCAGTTATCTCAGATTTCG AAATAGTATatggaaaaatgaagaagagaaggtGGAAATTTTTCATCCTTTGCAACTAGTTCGGGATCCACTGTCACCTGCTgtaagacagaaagaaacagtGAAAAATGATATGCCTGTAAATGAagctgcaattaaaaaaatagctgcCCTTGAAAATGAGCTGACTTTTCTTCGCTCTCAGATTGCAGCAATTGTGGAAATGCAGGAACTGAAAAACAGTGCAAATTCTA GTTCCTTTGGCTTGAATGGCAAGCCCATTAGTTTGGGCCAGTTGTCATCATCGCGGGCTGCCCGTCTGAGTGTGGAGCCGGATCAGTTTCCAAGTTCAgtgctttcttctcctcctcctctaccaCCACTTCCTCCTCAGTTTTCATCTCTCCAGCCACTGTGTTTTCCTCCCGTACAACCAAGATCTAGTAATATTTGTGACTCAGATAATCCAGCTACTGAAATGAACAAACAGAACCTGGCTGCTAATAAGACCAATTATAGTCATCATTCAAAAAGccagagaaataaagatattccaaACATGTTGGACGTTCTGAAGGATATGAATAAGGTTAAGCTTCGTGCAGTTGAGCG gtcaCCTGGCGGTAGACCCATTCATAAGAGGAAAAGACAGAATTCACATTGGGATCCAGTTTCTTTAATATCTCATGCACTTAAGCAGAAATTTGCATTTCAAGAAGATGATTCTTTTGAGAAAGAGAATAGATCTTGGGAATCTTCCCCATTTTCTAGTCCAGAAACTTCAAGG tTTGGACATCACATTTCACAGTCAGAAGGACAGCGAACTAAAGAAGAAATGGTCAACACAAAAGCTGTTGACCAAGGTATCAGCAATACAAGCCTTCTAAACTCAAGGATTTAA